The Brassica napus cultivar Da-Ae unplaced genomic scaffold, Da-Ae ScsIHWf_296;HRSCAF=484, whole genome shotgun sequence genome includes the window cacgatgactgtccgtcagtacgcatatcagcacgttggcccttcccgtggactgtccgggtgattttcgcccacgaggacagtacatcagtacacatatcagcacgttggcccttcccgtggactgtccgtgggtaattttcgcccacgaggactgtccgtgggtgattttcgcccacgaggactgtccgtcagtacacatatcagcacgttggcccttcccgtggactatccgtgggtgattttcgcccacgaggactgtccgtgggtgattttcgcctacgaggactgtccgtgggtgattttcgccaacgaggactgtccgtcagtacgcatatcagcacgttggcccttcccgtggactgtccgggtgcttttcacccacgaggactgtccgtcagtacgcatatcagcacgttggcccttcccgtggactgtccgtgggtaattttcgcccacgaggactgtccgtgggtgattttcgcccacgaggactgtccgtgggtgattttcgcctacgaggactgtccgtgggtgattttcgcccacgaggactgtccgtcagtacgcatatcagcacgttggcccttcccgtggactgtccggttgattttcgcccacgaggacagtacatccgtacacatatcagcacgttggcccttcccgtggactatccgtgggtgattttcgcccacgaggactgtccgtgggtgattttcgcctacgaggactgtccgtgggtgattttcgcccacgaggactgtccgtcagtacgcatatcagcacgttggcccttcccgtggactgtccgtgggtgattttcgcccacgaggactgtccgtcagtacgcatatcagcacgttggcccttcccgtggactgtccggttgattttcgcccacgaggacagtacatccgtacacatatcagcacgttggcccttcccgtggactatccgtgggtgattttcgcccacgaggactgtccgtgggtgattttcgcctacgaggactgtccgtgggtgattttcgcccacgaggactgtccgtcagtacgcatatcagcacgttggcccttcccgtggactgtccgggtgattttcgcccacgaggacagtacatcagtacacatatcagcacgttggcccttcccgtggactgtccggttgattttcgcccacgaggacagtacatccgtacacatatcagcacgttggcccttcccgtggactatccgtgggtgattttcgcccacgaggactgtccgtgggtgattttcgcctacgaggactgtccgtgggtgattttcgcccacgaggactgtccgtcagtacgcatatcagcacgttggcccttcccgtggactgtccgtgggtgattttcgcccacgaggactgtccgtcagtacgcatatcagcacgttggcccttcccgtgtactgtccgtgggtgattttcgcccacgaggactgtccgtgggtgattttcgcctacgaggactgtccgtgggtgattttcgcccacgaggactgtccgtcagtacgcatatcagcacgttggcccttcccgtggactgtccgtgggtgattttcgcccacgaggactgtccgtcagtacgcatatcagcacgttggcccttcccgtgtactgtccgtgggtgattttcgcccacgaggactgtccgtgggtgattttcgcctacgaggactgtccgtgggtgattttcgcccacgaggactgtccgtcagtacgcatatcagcacgttggcccttcccgtggactgtccgtgggtgattttcgcccacgaggactgtccgttagtacgcatatcagcacgttggcccttcccgtggactatccgtgggtgattttcgcccacgaggaatgtccgtgggtgattttcgcctacgaggactgtccgtcagtagacaattgtgtactgatggacagtcaacgtggactgtttgggtgattttcgcccacgaggactgtccgttagtacacatatcagcagcacgtttgcccttcccgtggactgtcagtggacaactgacccacgttgacagtccatcagtacacatatcgtgatttttgtctgagtgtactgatagcttgagaatttttcatggactgatggtccatgatggtctcaagttttactgatgctggctcgattacatccttcccggcagtagtggctgatcatccaaccaagtgtttgttatgaacaatgtggattgctagaagccaaaggccaagaccgagacccatagagagagagagagaccgcggcccaaaggggagagagagtcggccgccTCTTTAGGATAACGTTTCcatttatgtttcatgtttatctattaggaggttttcctttttactctaggattatgatttggatactttccattttaCTCATCCCttgtatcccctatataagggaacactttgattcagaatgaataagaacagaacacacgatttcatctctctgttcacaacacgttatcagcacgatagcctctgaaCCCTGAGACCAAAATCGAAACTAGAAACCCCAAAAGTCTAAGCCGGcgatccaaaaccaaaaccctaaacctgatCTTGTCCCTTGTTCATCAAGAACTCAGGAGAACCATCTCAGCTTCTCAGATCACGATCCAGACCGAGTAGAACCGCAGATCAGCTCGCGATCGAACCCGAACCACGCGATCAGCCCGAGACGATCCGATACCCGTCCAGCTCGCAGCCGAGACGCCTCCAGCCCACGATCGTCCAATCCGGGACCCGATAGAAGGCAGCAGACGTCCGATCATCTCAGCTCGAAGTCTCCTTCATTCTCtggtggtccggttcataaACCCCTACTAAACTAAGGTATAAACACAATCTGAGAACCTAGAACAGGAAGAACCCTAATTCCATCATTATGGAAAccatgaaaccctaaaagaaactTAAGACTAAAATCGACAAAGCTTTAGAACTAGAAACATGAATCGATTCCTATTAGAACCTGTCTTGTttgttgattgattgaatctgaaattGGCAAACCCTAATTCAAtggaatcgaaaaccctaacccCTAAAGGAAGCATCTAGCCGATTTTAAGGTTGatcttgattgattgatttctGATTTGAATTGAGGTTTAGGAATGTTTAGATTGATTGAATTAATCTGTTTGAAACTGaaaatacttaaggccttgaaaccttaaacataagattgatagaaaattaaagattgaaaccctaaggatcataaggaatgtttttaaaattgtttctgCATAAATCTGAATATGGTATTGCATTCACAACTGATTAAAACCGATCGGCCAGCATATAGAAACACATGATCTCGAATCTGATTGCATTTAACTCATATGGCCGTGTGGCATTAAAACTTTCTGGTACATGTAGAATTGTTTTTAGGATTGATTGCACCATGGTAGTTTTAGAATTACATAACCGAACCCATTGATTGATCATATAGCCGTGCGGCTTGCttgatagcaccatggtcgaattagaattgtttgaacatcataaatgcataagacgtgttgtggccgagcttgcatATATCATGCGGCCACGTGATCCCATTATGAATCTAATGTCTTGCATGATAATGTggatcagatgtcgaaaatagcaaacagagactatgcagccctgaatctctccggagacaattacttgcagtgggcgctagacacaaggattagtctaaaatccaagggactcggtgatactatcatcgaggacagcaatgagaatgaaaagaatagATACAGGGCCATATGTTAtatgcgccatcatctcattgaaggtcttaaagatcagtacatgacgATTGAGAATCCATTGGACCTTTGGAATGCTTTAAGGcacagatatgatcaccaaaagatggtgttgcttccaaaggcaagGCACGATTGGATGCATCTCAGATTCATGGActtcaagtccgtggatgagtacAACTCGGCCTTGTTCAAAATCGTCTCAATACTAAGACTGTGTGGTGAAGAAGTATCTGATGTTatgatgcttgaaaagacctaTACGACTTTCAATCAGTCGAATTCTGTACTGCAGCAGCAGTATAGAACAAAAGGTTTTgccacatacactgatctgatctcctGTCTACTCTTGGCCGAGGCAAATAATGAGCTTCTCATGAAGAACAGTGGAGCTAGACCGGCCGGGACAGCACCATTACCCGAAGCCCATGACattgaaaagaaagatcccaagGAAATCTACTATGCCCAAGACAACAGGAAACCATACGGTCATAGCCGTGGTGGGTACAGGGGGCGTAGACGTGACAACCATAATGGTCGAGATAGCTACTCAACCGGCCGTAggggaaaccacaataaccgtggtcgtggttccaattacggtCGGGGCCGAGGGAGTTATGGCCGTGGACGAGGTGGtatatccaaaccatcttacacgtccaaGTCCTTATGTCACAGATGCGGGATGGACAatcattgggccaagaactgcAGAACTCCAAAGCACTTGTGCgaactctatcaagagagtatcaagaacaagaacccggaggcaaacatgatccaagaaaacGGTCATGATGACAAAGGATATGGgtatgatg containing:
- the LOC125602765 gene encoding uncharacterized protein LOC125602765 → MRHHLIEGLKDQYMTIENPLDLWNALRHRYDHQKMVLLPKARHDWMHLRFMDFKSVDEYNSALFKIVSILRLCGEEVSDVMMLEKTYTTFNQSNSVLQQQYRTKGFATYTDLISCLLLAEANNELLMKNSGARPAGTAPLPEAHDIEKKDPKEIYYAQDNRKPYGHSRGGYRGRRRDNHNGRDSYSTGRRGNHNNRGRGSNYGRGRGSYGRGRGGISKPSYTSKSLCHRCGMDNHWAKNCRTPKHLDNKDDQMDFETSDCLKD